Proteins from one Acanthopagrus latus isolate v.2019 chromosome 18, fAcaLat1.1, whole genome shotgun sequence genomic window:
- the clcf1 gene encoding uncharacterized protein clcf1 isoform X1, with protein sequence MLCTEGKIQDCCRVRAAEQTAVVTYRRWMAHDTSGETVERERERERERTSLLSSGLFQLTHVSVEELLNGIKKEKMKKCCGVHQHQLFLLLAAAMATALDTSHSLASERSSIESTYELTKYLEYQLKEIKDIYLTYLGPPFNEKDFSPPRPNSTALSLPSAATRLELWHGLENQARLAQNQKAYSVLLAAVRELARSTLCPSLKTSLLHFCTGLDGLLGSISALMTTLGYTLPPQSAGMIGSAGELQFPQKGAGGNRPAPLMSQSLYRSRVSGQRNNQRRSETRLVRGESEDGVNVDLVDRRRGKERRRAEATAAGGRSGRTREKGRGERGRRARRAEPESGRWTEDEEGEEEMERDGGAEKTWVTRRKLLSIDEDGEEKEGQPETRVVVSYPAPDGSISLRHPTLQTNEYSYNLNSYNPDTLRKEDGFIVETTSSSSSSTSHHQRRPPRSLLSPTLQPSLSTLSLLYQFGAGEEHTLLSQRVPLSLQRGTSLLSPPLTPLLSSTSSSSSSSLLSVRPSMNDFARKVEGFWILRELQSWLWRSAKDFNRLKKRLRG encoded by the exons ATGCTCTGCACAGAAGGAAAAATCC AAGATTGTTGCAGAGTCCGCGCGGCGGAGCAGACTGCAGTGGTGACGTATCGCCGCTGGATGGCACACGACACATCTGGTGAAACGGTCGAG agagagagagagagagagagagagaggacgtcATTATTATCATCGGGTTTATTTCAGCTCACACATGTGTCAGTGGAGGAACTTTTGAACGgaataaaaaaggagaaaatgaaaaagtgctGCGGAG TCCATCAGCACCAGCTCTTCTTGCTATTGGCTGCTGCCATGGCGACGGCACTGGATACCTCACACAGCCTGGCCAGTGAGAGGAGCTCGATAGAGAGCACGTACGAGCTCACCAAATACCTGGAGTACCAGCTCAAGGAAATCAAAGACATATAT ctgacctACCTCGGCCCTCCATTCAACGAGAAAGACTTCTCCCCTCCGCGACCCAACAGCACAGCTCTGTCCCTGCCCAGCGCCGCCACCCGCCTGGAGCTGTGGCACGGTCTGGAGAACCAGGCTCGGCTCGCCCAGAACCAGAAGGCCTACTCCgtcctgctggctgctgtcagGGAGTTGGCCCGCTCTACCCTCTGCCCCTCCCTCAAGACCTCCCTGCTGCACTTCTGCACCGGCCTGGATGGGCTGCTGGGCTCCATATCCGCCCTGATGACCACCCTCGGTTACACGCTTCCTCCTCAATCTGCAGGCATGATAGGCAGCGCCGGAGAGCTGCAGTTCCCTCAGAAGGGGGCAGGGGGCAATAGACCCGCTCCACTGATGAGTCAGAGCCTTTACAGGTCCAGAGTCAGCGGTCAGCGCAACAACCAAAGAAGGAGTGAGACAAGGCTggtcagaggagagagtgaggacgGTGTCAACGTAGACCTGGTGGACAGacggagagggaaagagaggaggagagcggaggCGACCgcagcaggaggaaggagcGGCAGAACGAGggagaagggaagaggagaaagagggaggagagcgaggagggcAGAGCCCGAGAGCGGGAGATGGACCGAagatgaggaaggagaggaggagatggagcgAGACGGAGGGGCTGAGAAAACATGGGTGACGAGGAGAAAGTTGTTGAGTATCGacgaggatggagaggagaaggaggggcaGCCAGAAACCAGGGTGGTGGTGTCGTACCCGGCCCCAGATGGCTCCATCTCCCTTCGACACCCGACCCTCCAGACCAACGAGTACAGCTACAACCTGAACTCGTACAACCCGGACACACTCAGAAAAGAAGACGGGTTTATCGTAGAGacgacctcctcctcctcctcctccacgtcccACCATCAACGTCGGcctcctcgctccctcctctcccccacccTCCAACCTTCCCTGtccaccctctccctcctctaCCAGTTcggagcaggtgaggagcacaCCCTCCTCTCCCAGCGCGTGCCTCTGTCTTTACAAAGGGGCACCTCCCTCCTTTCCCCACCTCTGACCCCGctcctgtcctccacctcctcctcctcgtcctcttcgCTGCTGTCGGTGCGGCCGTCGATGAACGACTTCGCCAGGAAGGTGGAGGGCTTTTGGATATTGCgagagctgcag
- the ssrp1a gene encoding FACT complex subunit SSRP1a isoform X1 — protein MGDTLEFNEIYQEVKGSWNDGRLRFSKQNVVYKSSKTGKVDSIPASELNLAQWRRVCLGHGIKLGTSSGHVYKYDGFRDTDFEKISEFFKTNYKLELAEKDMCVKGWNWGTAKFSGPLLSFDVNDNTAFEVPLSNVSQCATGKNEVTLEFHQNDDTEVSLMEVRFYVPPSQSDERQDPVEAFAQSVLSKADVIQATGDAVCIFKELQCLTPRGRYDIRIYPTFLHLHGKTFDYKIPYTTVLRLFLLPHKDQRQMFFVISLDPPIKQGQTRYHFLILLFSKEEDISLTLNMSEEDVERRFEGKLSKNMSGSLYEMVSRVMKALVNRKITVPGNFQGHSGAQCITCSYKASSGLLYPLERGFIYVHKPPVHLRFEEISCVNFARGTTTTRSFDFEIETKQGNQYTFSSIEREEYGKLFDFVNAKKLNIKNRGFKEKKGMKGNIDEYSDSDEDQHDAYLERMKAEGKIREEGNDSDESDAESDESFNPGEEDDDIAEEYDSNASASDSSEDGDDSEDDSAKKKKAKKPKPVKEKKERKPRKEKKKKQKDTGGPKRPMSAYMLWLNSSRERIKSENPGISITEISKKAGEMWRQLGKDEKEEWDAKAGEAKRDYDKAKKEYKESGGGSASVSKKESKKSGGKKDEKKRKSAGGDKDKDRGGNDSFKSREFIETSESSSDSDHKSKSKRKKESDDDEEEEAMTTPASSEEESD, from the exons ATGGGGGACACACTGGAGTTCAACGAGATTTACCAGGAGGTCAAAGGATCCTGG AATGACGGGCGGCTGCGTTTCAGCAAACAGAATGTGGTTTATAAGAGCAGCAAGACGGGGAAGGTGGACAGCATCCCAGCTAGTGAGCTCAACCTGGCTCAGTGGAGACGAGTGTGTTTAGGTCACGGCATCAAGCTGGGCACCAGCTCAGGACATGTCTACAAGTATGATGGCTTCAGGGACACA GACTTTGAGAAGATCTCTGAGTTTTTCAAGACTAACTACAAATTGGAGCTGGCAGAGAAGGACATGTGTGTGAAGGGATGGAACTGGGGAACAGCCAAGTTCTCGG GGCCACTGTTATCGtttgatgtaaatgacaacacagcATTTGAGGTCCCACTGTCCAACGTGTCCCAGTGTGCCACAGGGAAGAACGAAGTCACTCTGGAGTTCCACCAGAACGACGACACTGAGGTCTCGCTCATGGAGGTCCGATTCTACGTCCCGCCCAGCCAGTCCGATGAACGACAAGACCCTGTTGAG GCGTTTGCTCAGAGCGTGTTGTCTAAGGCTGATGTGATCCAGGCCACAGGAGATGCTGTGTGTATCTTCAAAGAGCTGCAGTGTCTTACGCCCAGAGGAAG ATATGACATCCGTATCTACCCGACATTCCTTCACCTCCACGGTAAGACCTTCGATTACAAGATTCCCTACACCACCGTGCTACGTCTGTTCCTGCTGCCACACAAGGACCAGaggcagatgttttttgtt ATCAGCCTGGATCCTCCGATCAAGCAGGGTCAAACACGTTATCACTTCCTCATATTGCTCTTCTCCAAGGAGGAGGACATCAGCCTCACTCTCAACATGAGCGA GGAGGATGTGGAGCGCCGCTTTGAGGGCAAGCTCAGTAAAAACATGTCAGGCTCTCTGTATGAGATGGTCAGCAGGGTGATGAAGGCGCTGGTTAACCGAAAGATCACTGTACCTGGAAACTTCCAGGG TCACTCTGGAGCTCAGTGCATCACCTGCTCCTACAAGGCCTCCTCAGGCCTCCTCTACCCTCTGGAGAGGGGCTTCATTTATGTCCACAAGCCCCCCGTACACCTGCGCTTCGAGGAGATCTCCTGTGTGAACTTCGCCCGAGGCACCACTACAACCCGGTCGTTTGACTTTGAGATCGAGACAAAGCAGGGAAATCAGTACACCTTCAGCAGCATTGAGAG AGAAGAATATGGcaaactgtttgactttgtaaATGCCAAGAAGCTCAACATCAAGAACAGAGGGTTCAAAGAG AAGAAG GGCATGAAAGGTAACATTGACGAGTACAGCGACTCAGACGAAGACCAGCACGATGCCTACCTGGAGAGGATGAAGGCTGAGGGCAAGATCAGAGAGGAAGGCAACGACAGCGACGAATCAGATGCTGAAAGTG ATGAGTCGTTTAATCCCGGAGAAGAAGATGACGACATTGCAGAAGA GTACGACAGTAATGCCTCTGCAAGCGATAGTAGTGAAGATGGGGACGATAGTGAGGATGACAgcgcaaagaagaagaaggcaaaGAAACCCAAACCGgttaaggagaaaaaagaaaggaaaccaCGGAAAGAG aagaagaagaagcagaaggacACTGGCGGCCCCAAGAGGCCCATGAGTGCCTACATGCTGTGGCTCAACTCAAGCCGCGAGCGCATCAAGTCTGAGAACCCGGGAATCTCCATCACAGAGATATCCAAGAAGGCCGGAGAGATGTGGAGACAACTGGGCAAAGACgagaaggag GAGTGGGACGCGAAGGCTGGAGAGGCCAAGAGGGATTATGATAAAGCAAAGAAGGAGTACAAAGAGAGCGGTGGAGGATCAGCCTCCGTTTCCAAGAA GGAGAGTAAAAAATCTGGTGGTAAAAAggatgagaagaagaggaagtctgCAGGGGGAGACAAGGACAAGGATCGGGGCGGCAACGACAGCTTCAAGAGTCGAGAGTTCATCGAGACGAGCGAGAGTTCATCTGACTCGGACCACAAGAGCAAGTCCAAGAGGAAGAAG GAATCAGACgacgacgaggaggaagaggctaTGACCACACCTGCCAGCTCAGAGGAAGAGTCtgactaa
- the ssrp1a gene encoding FACT complex subunit SSRP1a isoform X2 has translation MGDTLEFNEIYQEVKGSWNDGRLRFSKQNVVYKSSKTGKVDSIPASELNLAQWRRVCLGHGIKLGTSSGHVYKYDGFRDTDFEKISEFFKTNYKLELAEKDMCVKGWNWGTAKFSGPLLSFDVNDNTAFEVPLSNVSQCATGKNEVTLEFHQNDDTEVSLMEVRFYVPPSQSDERQDPVEAFAQSVLSKADVIQATGDAVCIFKELQCLTPRGRYDIRIYPTFLHLHGKTFDYKIPYTTVLRLFLLPHKDQRQMFFVISLDPPIKQGQTRYHFLILLFSKEEDISLTLNMSEEDVERRFEGKLSKNMSGSLYEMVSRVMKALVNRKITVPGNFQGHSGAQCITCSYKASSGLLYPLERGFIYVHKPPVHLRFEEISCVNFARGTTTTRSFDFEIETKQGNQYTFSSIEREEYGKLFDFVNAKKLNIKNRGFKEGMKGNIDEYSDSDEDQHDAYLERMKAEGKIREEGNDSDESDAESDESFNPGEEDDDIAEEYDSNASASDSSEDGDDSEDDSAKKKKAKKPKPVKEKKERKPRKEKKKKQKDTGGPKRPMSAYMLWLNSSRERIKSENPGISITEISKKAGEMWRQLGKDEKEEWDAKAGEAKRDYDKAKKEYKESGGGSASVSKKESKKSGGKKDEKKRKSAGGDKDKDRGGNDSFKSREFIETSESSSDSDHKSKSKRKKESDDDEEEEAMTTPASSEEESD, from the exons ATGGGGGACACACTGGAGTTCAACGAGATTTACCAGGAGGTCAAAGGATCCTGG AATGACGGGCGGCTGCGTTTCAGCAAACAGAATGTGGTTTATAAGAGCAGCAAGACGGGGAAGGTGGACAGCATCCCAGCTAGTGAGCTCAACCTGGCTCAGTGGAGACGAGTGTGTTTAGGTCACGGCATCAAGCTGGGCACCAGCTCAGGACATGTCTACAAGTATGATGGCTTCAGGGACACA GACTTTGAGAAGATCTCTGAGTTTTTCAAGACTAACTACAAATTGGAGCTGGCAGAGAAGGACATGTGTGTGAAGGGATGGAACTGGGGAACAGCCAAGTTCTCGG GGCCACTGTTATCGtttgatgtaaatgacaacacagcATTTGAGGTCCCACTGTCCAACGTGTCCCAGTGTGCCACAGGGAAGAACGAAGTCACTCTGGAGTTCCACCAGAACGACGACACTGAGGTCTCGCTCATGGAGGTCCGATTCTACGTCCCGCCCAGCCAGTCCGATGAACGACAAGACCCTGTTGAG GCGTTTGCTCAGAGCGTGTTGTCTAAGGCTGATGTGATCCAGGCCACAGGAGATGCTGTGTGTATCTTCAAAGAGCTGCAGTGTCTTACGCCCAGAGGAAG ATATGACATCCGTATCTACCCGACATTCCTTCACCTCCACGGTAAGACCTTCGATTACAAGATTCCCTACACCACCGTGCTACGTCTGTTCCTGCTGCCACACAAGGACCAGaggcagatgttttttgtt ATCAGCCTGGATCCTCCGATCAAGCAGGGTCAAACACGTTATCACTTCCTCATATTGCTCTTCTCCAAGGAGGAGGACATCAGCCTCACTCTCAACATGAGCGA GGAGGATGTGGAGCGCCGCTTTGAGGGCAAGCTCAGTAAAAACATGTCAGGCTCTCTGTATGAGATGGTCAGCAGGGTGATGAAGGCGCTGGTTAACCGAAAGATCACTGTACCTGGAAACTTCCAGGG TCACTCTGGAGCTCAGTGCATCACCTGCTCCTACAAGGCCTCCTCAGGCCTCCTCTACCCTCTGGAGAGGGGCTTCATTTATGTCCACAAGCCCCCCGTACACCTGCGCTTCGAGGAGATCTCCTGTGTGAACTTCGCCCGAGGCACCACTACAACCCGGTCGTTTGACTTTGAGATCGAGACAAAGCAGGGAAATCAGTACACCTTCAGCAGCATTGAGAG AGAAGAATATGGcaaactgtttgactttgtaaATGCCAAGAAGCTCAACATCAAGAACAGAGGGTTCAAAGAG GGCATGAAAGGTAACATTGACGAGTACAGCGACTCAGACGAAGACCAGCACGATGCCTACCTGGAGAGGATGAAGGCTGAGGGCAAGATCAGAGAGGAAGGCAACGACAGCGACGAATCAGATGCTGAAAGTG ATGAGTCGTTTAATCCCGGAGAAGAAGATGACGACATTGCAGAAGA GTACGACAGTAATGCCTCTGCAAGCGATAGTAGTGAAGATGGGGACGATAGTGAGGATGACAgcgcaaagaagaagaaggcaaaGAAACCCAAACCGgttaaggagaaaaaagaaaggaaaccaCGGAAAGAG aagaagaagaagcagaaggacACTGGCGGCCCCAAGAGGCCCATGAGTGCCTACATGCTGTGGCTCAACTCAAGCCGCGAGCGCATCAAGTCTGAGAACCCGGGAATCTCCATCACAGAGATATCCAAGAAGGCCGGAGAGATGTGGAGACAACTGGGCAAAGACgagaaggag GAGTGGGACGCGAAGGCTGGAGAGGCCAAGAGGGATTATGATAAAGCAAAGAAGGAGTACAAAGAGAGCGGTGGAGGATCAGCCTCCGTTTCCAAGAA GGAGAGTAAAAAATCTGGTGGTAAAAAggatgagaagaagaggaagtctgCAGGGGGAGACAAGGACAAGGATCGGGGCGGCAACGACAGCTTCAAGAGTCGAGAGTTCATCGAGACGAGCGAGAGTTCATCTGACTCGGACCACAAGAGCAAGTCCAAGAGGAAGAAG GAATCAGACgacgacgaggaggaagaggctaTGACCACACCTGCCAGCTCAGAGGAAGAGTCtgactaa
- the clcf1 gene encoding uncharacterized protein clcf1 isoform X2 — translation MAHDTSGETVERERERERERTSLLSSGLFQLTHVSVEELLNGIKKEKMKKCCGVHQHQLFLLLAAAMATALDTSHSLASERSSIESTYELTKYLEYQLKEIKDIYLTYLGPPFNEKDFSPPRPNSTALSLPSAATRLELWHGLENQARLAQNQKAYSVLLAAVRELARSTLCPSLKTSLLHFCTGLDGLLGSISALMTTLGYTLPPQSAGMIGSAGELQFPQKGAGGNRPAPLMSQSLYRSRVSGQRNNQRRSETRLVRGESEDGVNVDLVDRRRGKERRRAEATAAGGRSGRTREKGRGERGRRARRAEPESGRWTEDEEGEEEMERDGGAEKTWVTRRKLLSIDEDGEEKEGQPETRVVVSYPAPDGSISLRHPTLQTNEYSYNLNSYNPDTLRKEDGFIVETTSSSSSSTSHHQRRPPRSLLSPTLQPSLSTLSLLYQFGAGEEHTLLSQRVPLSLQRGTSLLSPPLTPLLSSTSSSSSSSLLSVRPSMNDFARKVEGFWILRELQSWLWRSAKDFNRLKKRLRG, via the exons ATGGCACACGACACATCTGGTGAAACGGTCGAG agagagagagagagagagagagagaggacgtcATTATTATCATCGGGTTTATTTCAGCTCACACATGTGTCAGTGGAGGAACTTTTGAACGgaataaaaaaggagaaaatgaaaaagtgctGCGGAG TCCATCAGCACCAGCTCTTCTTGCTATTGGCTGCTGCCATGGCGACGGCACTGGATACCTCACACAGCCTGGCCAGTGAGAGGAGCTCGATAGAGAGCACGTACGAGCTCACCAAATACCTGGAGTACCAGCTCAAGGAAATCAAAGACATATAT ctgacctACCTCGGCCCTCCATTCAACGAGAAAGACTTCTCCCCTCCGCGACCCAACAGCACAGCTCTGTCCCTGCCCAGCGCCGCCACCCGCCTGGAGCTGTGGCACGGTCTGGAGAACCAGGCTCGGCTCGCCCAGAACCAGAAGGCCTACTCCgtcctgctggctgctgtcagGGAGTTGGCCCGCTCTACCCTCTGCCCCTCCCTCAAGACCTCCCTGCTGCACTTCTGCACCGGCCTGGATGGGCTGCTGGGCTCCATATCCGCCCTGATGACCACCCTCGGTTACACGCTTCCTCCTCAATCTGCAGGCATGATAGGCAGCGCCGGAGAGCTGCAGTTCCCTCAGAAGGGGGCAGGGGGCAATAGACCCGCTCCACTGATGAGTCAGAGCCTTTACAGGTCCAGAGTCAGCGGTCAGCGCAACAACCAAAGAAGGAGTGAGACAAGGCTggtcagaggagagagtgaggacgGTGTCAACGTAGACCTGGTGGACAGacggagagggaaagagaggaggagagcggaggCGACCgcagcaggaggaaggagcGGCAGAACGAGggagaagggaagaggagaaagagggaggagagcgaggagggcAGAGCCCGAGAGCGGGAGATGGACCGAagatgaggaaggagaggaggagatggagcgAGACGGAGGGGCTGAGAAAACATGGGTGACGAGGAGAAAGTTGTTGAGTATCGacgaggatggagaggagaaggaggggcaGCCAGAAACCAGGGTGGTGGTGTCGTACCCGGCCCCAGATGGCTCCATCTCCCTTCGACACCCGACCCTCCAGACCAACGAGTACAGCTACAACCTGAACTCGTACAACCCGGACACACTCAGAAAAGAAGACGGGTTTATCGTAGAGacgacctcctcctcctcctcctccacgtcccACCATCAACGTCGGcctcctcgctccctcctctcccccacccTCCAACCTTCCCTGtccaccctctccctcctctaCCAGTTcggagcaggtgaggagcacaCCCTCCTCTCCCAGCGCGTGCCTCTGTCTTTACAAAGGGGCACCTCCCTCCTTTCCCCACCTCTGACCCCGctcctgtcctccacctcctcctcctcgtcctcttcgCTGCTGTCGGTGCGGCCGTCGATGAACGACTTCGCCAGGAAGGTGGAGGGCTTTTGGATATTGCgagagctgcag
- the clcf1 gene encoding uncharacterized protein clcf1 isoform X3 gives MATALDTSHSLASERSSIESTYELTKYLEYQLKEIKDIYLTYLGPPFNEKDFSPPRPNSTALSLPSAATRLELWHGLENQARLAQNQKAYSVLLAAVRELARSTLCPSLKTSLLHFCTGLDGLLGSISALMTTLGYTLPPQSAGMIGSAGELQFPQKGAGGNRPAPLMSQSLYRSRVSGQRNNQRRSETRLVRGESEDGVNVDLVDRRRGKERRRAEATAAGGRSGRTREKGRGERGRRARRAEPESGRWTEDEEGEEEMERDGGAEKTWVTRRKLLSIDEDGEEKEGQPETRVVVSYPAPDGSISLRHPTLQTNEYSYNLNSYNPDTLRKEDGFIVETTSSSSSSTSHHQRRPPRSLLSPTLQPSLSTLSLLYQFGAGEEHTLLSQRVPLSLQRGTSLLSPPLTPLLSSTSSSSSSSLLSVRPSMNDFARKVEGFWILRELQSWLWRSAKDFNRLKKRLRG, from the exons ATGGCGACGGCACTGGATACCTCACACAGCCTGGCCAGTGAGAGGAGCTCGATAGAGAGCACGTACGAGCTCACCAAATACCTGGAGTACCAGCTCAAGGAAATCAAAGACATATAT ctgacctACCTCGGCCCTCCATTCAACGAGAAAGACTTCTCCCCTCCGCGACCCAACAGCACAGCTCTGTCCCTGCCCAGCGCCGCCACCCGCCTGGAGCTGTGGCACGGTCTGGAGAACCAGGCTCGGCTCGCCCAGAACCAGAAGGCCTACTCCgtcctgctggctgctgtcagGGAGTTGGCCCGCTCTACCCTCTGCCCCTCCCTCAAGACCTCCCTGCTGCACTTCTGCACCGGCCTGGATGGGCTGCTGGGCTCCATATCCGCCCTGATGACCACCCTCGGTTACACGCTTCCTCCTCAATCTGCAGGCATGATAGGCAGCGCCGGAGAGCTGCAGTTCCCTCAGAAGGGGGCAGGGGGCAATAGACCCGCTCCACTGATGAGTCAGAGCCTTTACAGGTCCAGAGTCAGCGGTCAGCGCAACAACCAAAGAAGGAGTGAGACAAGGCTggtcagaggagagagtgaggacgGTGTCAACGTAGACCTGGTGGACAGacggagagggaaagagaggaggagagcggaggCGACCgcagcaggaggaaggagcGGCAGAACGAGggagaagggaagaggagaaagagggaggagagcgaggagggcAGAGCCCGAGAGCGGGAGATGGACCGAagatgaggaaggagaggaggagatggagcgAGACGGAGGGGCTGAGAAAACATGGGTGACGAGGAGAAAGTTGTTGAGTATCGacgaggatggagaggagaaggaggggcaGCCAGAAACCAGGGTGGTGGTGTCGTACCCGGCCCCAGATGGCTCCATCTCCCTTCGACACCCGACCCTCCAGACCAACGAGTACAGCTACAACCTGAACTCGTACAACCCGGACACACTCAGAAAAGAAGACGGGTTTATCGTAGAGacgacctcctcctcctcctcctccacgtcccACCATCAACGTCGGcctcctcgctccctcctctcccccacccTCCAACCTTCCCTGtccaccctctccctcctctaCCAGTTcggagcaggtgaggagcacaCCCTCCTCTCCCAGCGCGTGCCTCTGTCTTTACAAAGGGGCACCTCCCTCCTTTCCCCACCTCTGACCCCGctcctgtcctccacctcctcctcctcgtcctcttcgCTGCTGTCGGTGCGGCCGTCGATGAACGACTTCGCCAGGAAGGTGGAGGGCTTTTGGATATTGCgagagctgcag